A stretch of DNA from Paenibacillus sp. FSL W8-0186:
CCCGCAAAATTTCGTGGCGGGAGTGCTCGTTCCGCTCCAGATCCATACAGCAGTCGTCGGCTTTGATTTCCGCTACGGGTATCGCGGGGAAGGCGACGCCGGGATGCTGCGCGAGCTTAGCGACAACACCCTAGAGGTTCATACGGTTCCTCCGTTTCTCATAGAAGGAGAGAAGGTGAGCAGCTCCGGGATTCGCCGGGCGCTGGCGGAGGGAGAAGTTCAGCTTGCTGCGCGCTGGCTGGGCCGAAGATATTCGATTTATGGGACAGTGATGCACGGCGAGAAGCGCGGGCGGCAAATCGGCTTCCCTACAGCGAATCTCAAGCCAGACGAGCATTTCGTACTCCCCGCCAAAGGCGTTTATGCTGTGCGGGTAAACTATGAAGGACAGCGATTGGAGGGCGTTATGAACGTGGGAGTCAAGCCGACATTCCATAACGATAAGTCAGCGCCTTCCTTGGAAATCCATCTCTTCGATTTTAACGGGGACTTATATGGCAAATCCCTATCCGTAGAATTGGTAGAATTCATTCGCGAGGAGCGAAGGTTCGGCTCGATCGACGAGCTTGTAGCCCAGATCGGTAAAGATGCGGACACAGCTAAAAGCATGCTCCTTGCCGCGGAGTAGAAGGATCAACGAATTTATGGGCGAACGGTGCTTAATAGCATTTACATTTGTCCATCATTTATGGTATACTGATCTACGTTGTTCGTGGTGAAGTTTGGTATTTTTCCACATGACAACTATAACCTTAGCTTGGTTGACCGGACCTCACCGCCCGGCGACGAGGCTAACGGCGATTAGATAAAGGAGGTGAACAGGATGGCATTGACTCAAGAACGCAAACAACAACTGATCGAAGAGCACAAAACTCATGAATCCGATACAGGATCCCCAGAGGTGCAAATTGCTATCCTTACGGAGAACATTGTTAATTTGACCGAACACTTGCGCTCGCACAAGAAGGATCATCATTCCCGTCGCGGTCTATTGAAAATGGTCGGCCAACGTCGTAAGTTGTTGGCATACCTGAAGAACAAAGACGTAAGACGTTACTCCGCTTTGATCGAGAAGCTCGGATTGCGTCGTTAATTTCTCGTGGTTAACTAAAGCAGCCTGGTTGCCGCCGGATGCGCTATTATAGCGAACGGTGGCGGCCGGGTTGCTTTTTAACAGTTGTTAAATTGTATAGACTTTGTTTTTTTACGCATCTATAGCTCCTTCAGGAGCTTTTGTTGTGAAAGGGGACAGACTTCAACTTCTTTTATGATTTGGGCAAAAGGAGGAAATAATGAAGTCTATAACGAATTTCTATCTGAACAAGGAGGGATTTCATGGAGAAACATGTGAAAATGCAGTTGGGAGGAAGACCTCTTATACTGGAAACTGGCCGCTTGGCAAAACAAGCAAACGCAGCCGTTATGGTCCGTTACGGCGATACAGCCGTGTTGTGTACGGTAACAGCATCCTCCGAGCCGAAGGATCTTGATTTCTTTCCGCTCACTGTAAATTATGAGGAGAAGCTCTACGCCGTAGGTAAAATTCCGGGAGGCTTTATCAAACGCGAAGGCCGTCCCAGCGAGAAAGCGATTTTGGCGAGCCGTTTGACTGACCGTCCGATTCGTCCGCTGTTCCCAGAGGGATTCCGCAACGATGTGCAAATCGTAAACCTCGTTATGAGCGTTGACCAAGACTGCGAACCAGAAATTGCGGCGATGATCGGTACTTCGGCAGCGCTGAGCATTTCGGATGTCCCGTTTAATGGACCGATTGGCGGCGTAGCTGTCGGCCGTGTTGACGGACAGTTTATTATTAATCCGGATGTTGCCCAGCAGGAAGCAAGCGATATTTATGTCGTGGTGGCGGGTACGAAGGATGCCATTATGATGGTGGAAGCCGAAGCAAATGAAGTGCCAGAAGAAGTTATGCTTGAGGCGATCATGTTTGGCCATGAGGAAATCAAAAATATCGTGGCGGTTATTGAAGAACTCGTTGCCATTGCCGGCAAAGAGAAGATGGAAGTTAAGCTTCATTCCGTAGATGACGAAGTCAATCGCGAGGTTCGTGAATTTGCGGCAAGTCGTCTAATCGAAGCGGTTAGAATTGCCGAGAAGCATGCTCGTCAGGATGCGATCGACGCCATCAACGAGGAAACCGTAGCTCATTTTGAGGAGAAGTACATAGAGTCTCCAGAGCTTCTTAAAGACGTGATGGAGGTACTTCACGATATCGTTAAGGAAGAAGTGCGCCGTCTGATTACCCATGATAAGATCCGTCCAGATGGCCGGAAACTGGAAGAAATCCGTCCGATCGAGTGCGACATCAGCCTGCTGCCGCGCACGCATGGATCAGGCTTGTTTACGCGTGGCCAAACGCAGGCGCTCAGCGTATGTACGCTTGGTGCACTAGGCGACGTGCAAATTCTTGACGGAATTGATCTGGAAGAATCCAAGCGCTTTATGCATCACTACAACTTCCCTCCGTTTAGCGTGGGCGAAGCTCGTCCGCTGCGTGCGCCGGGACGACGTGAAGTGGGACACGGAGCTCTTGGCGAAAGAGCATTGTCCAAAGTCATCCCGCCAGAATCGGAGTTCCCGTACACCATTCGTCTTGTCTCCGAGGTATTGGAATCGAACGGTTCTACCTCGCAAGCCAGCATTTGCGCAAGTACGCTTGCGATGATGGACGCTGGCGTACCGATTAAGGCGCCTGTAGCGGGTGTCGCGATGGGTCTGATCAAGGATGGCGATCAAGTGTCGATTCTGAGCGATATTCAAGGCATGGAAGATCACTTGGGCGACATGGACTTTAAAGTAGCCGGTACTGCGGAAGGTGTAACTGCGATCCAGATGGATATTAAAATCGATGGCATCGACCGCCAAATTCTTACCGACGCTTTGACCCAGGCGAGAGAAGGCCGTATGCACATCCTTTCCAAAATGATGGAGCGTATCCAGAAGCCGAAGGAAAGCTTGTCTCCATATGCGCCTAAGATTCTTATCATGAACATCAACCCTGACAAAATTCGCGATGTGATCGGCGCAGGCGGCAAAATCATCAACAAGATTATTGAAGAAACCGGCGTGAAAATCGATATCGAACAGGATGGCCGCGTATTCATTGCTTCTGCGAACGAAGAGATGAACAATAAGGCGCGTTCGATCATTGAAGGCATCGTGAAAGAAGTTGTTGTCGGTGAGATTTATGTGGGTACGGTAAAACGGATCGAGAAATTCGGCGCTTTCGTGGAGATTCTACCAGGCAAAGACGGTCTGGTTCATATTTCGCAGCTTTCTACAGAGCGTGTTGCTAAGGTGGAAGATGTTGTCGCTATCGGTGATACGATAACCGTCAAGGTTACGGAAATCGACCAGCAAGGTCGCGTGAATCTTTCCCGCAAAGCAGTGTTAACTGCAGAGGCAGCCAAATCAACAACTTAAGTTAACCCCATATTTCATTACAAAATGTGCGGGAAAAGAGACAGAATACAATATTCTGGCTCTTTTTTAATTTGTCCGTTTCTTTAGGATTTCTCGCCTAGACCACCGGTTTGTTGCATATTACAGTACTTGTCTTCATATGATGAGGACAAAACCGGGGTGAAGGGATGAGCTATCATGTATCGGAATAAACTCATCGCGATATTGCTTGGCTTCGTCGTCGTAATTGTATTTTGGCAGTGGGGAGGAATAAGGGCTTTCGTGGAAGAAAGCTCGGTGAGGCAAAGCGGTGATTTTGCATTCCGACTTATTGCAGAAGCGAGCGACGATGATCTGATGAAGGTTATTCGGGAGGAAGCCGCGAAACGGCGTGAGGAGCCTGTAGATGCGGTCATAGACCGTGTATGGAAGGCGATCCCAGGTTATAACGGAATTGAAGTGGACATTGAGAAGACATATCAAAAAGCCAAAGAGCTCCCGCGGGGGGCCGATATTCCCTACCAGTACCGTGAAGTGAAGCCACACGTCAATTTGGAGGATTTGGCGCCGGAGCCGATTTACCGCGGAAATCCAAACAAACCGATGGTGGCCTTAATGATTAATGTCGCTTGGGGGAACGAGTATATTGTCCCGATGCTGGATACGCTGGACGAAGCCAAAGTCAAAGCTACCTTTTTTCTGGATGGGAGCTGGCTGAAGAAAAACGTGGAAATCGCCCAGGAAATCCAAAAGAGGGGACATCAGCTGGAGAACCATGCCTATTCTCATCCGAACATGAGCCAATTGGATGATTACCGGGCCAGATTGGAAATTTCCAAAACGAAGGATTTGCTCAAAAGCGAGCTGAACGTGGACAATCGCTGGTTTGCACCGCCTTCCGGAGATTTTGATGCGCGTACCGTGCGGCAGGCTGCCGATTATGGATTGAAAACAGTGCTGTGGACGCTAGATACCGTCGATTGGAAAAAACCGCTTCCGTCCAGCATCGTTCAGAAAATATCGGCGAAGGTAGCTCCCGGAACGCTTATATTGATGCATCCGACCGAATCATCCAGCCGGGCGTTAAAGGATATGATCGCTGTAATTCGTGAGAAAGGATTAGTACTTGGAACCGTAGAGGAGACGTTGTCAAGCGATCGCGTATGGAAGCCGGGGAGTTGAGCAAACTTGTTTTTTTTGATAGGATAATGTTGGCTTTATGAAGTATGAGGGAATTAAAGTGTATGCTTACGAAGTAAGTTTTACTTCGTAAAACTAAGCTTATGCTTTCGAAGCGAGTTTTACTGCGTAGAATTTCATTGAAGCATAGCTTCGTAAAACTTTTAGGAGGGCCTTTCGTGCACAAAACACAACTTAAAAACGGCCTGCGGGTAGTTATGGAGAAAATTCCAACCTTCCGTTCAGTATCGTTTGGTATATGGGTGAAAACTGGATCACGGAACGAAAGTCCTGATTTAGGCGGTATTTCTCATTTTATAGAACACATGCTGTTCAAGGGGACCGAGCGGTATGATGCTAAAGAGATCGCCGAGCAGTTTGACGCAATTGGCGGCAACGTAAATGCTTTTACGTCAAAAGAATATACGTGTTATTATGCAAAAGTGCTGGATGAGCATTTGCCGATTGCGGTGGATGTGTTATCCGATATGTTCTTCAGATCGTTGTTCGATGAGGAAGAGCTGCGCAAAGAGAAAAATGTCATTTTGGAAGAAATCGCGATGTATGAAGATACGCCGGATGACATGGTCCATGACCTAATTTCTGAGGCAGCCTATGGAACTCATCCTCTTGCCTTGCCTATTCTGGGGACGGAGAAGCAGCTGCAGGCAATGGACTCCTCCCATTTGAAAGCATATATGAGGGAAAAATATACGGTCGACAACACGGTCATCAGCATTGCCGGGAACTATGACGATAACATTCTTGAGCTGCTGGAGAAGCATTTTGGCGATTTTGGCTCTAGGGGAGCGGAGAGCGCTCTGGCTGCGCCTGATTTTCTCGGGGGAATGAAGTTCCATCGTAAGAAGACAGAGCAAAATCACATTTGCTTATCTTTCCCCGGGCTGCAAATCGGCGATAAAAACCAGTATGCTATGGTGCTGTTGAACAATGCCTTGGGCGGCGGGATGAGCTCAAGGTTGTTCCAGGAAATCCGCGAGAAGCGGGGACTCGCCTATTCCGTATATTCTTACCATAGCTCGCATGCGGATAGCGGTCTTTTTACCGTATATGCGGGGACGGCGCCTAAGCAAACCAAGGACGTTCTGGAGCTGACCAAGGAAATACTGCATGACGTCTCGCGCAAAGGGCTTACCGAGAGCGAACTGAGCAAAGGGAAAGAGCAGTTGAAAGGAAGCTTAATCCTTAGCCTGGAGAGTACGAGCAGCCGGATGAACCGGCTTGGCAAGAACGAGCTGATGCTCGGACGCCATTACACGCTGGATGAAATTATTTCTCGAATCGAAGCAGTAACGATGGAGGATATCGGTGATGTGCTGCAAGGGATGTTTAAACAGCCCTATGCGCTGGCTATGGTCGGTTCCTCTGATCGCGTCTTATCAGGAATAAGGAGAGATGAACTTGTCGTATGAAGTGGAAATTAAACGTTTAGCAGGAAATGAAGATCTTGAGCTGCCGCAGAAGATGTCTTTGCAGGCTTCCGGCTTTGATCTATATGCCGCAATTACCGATGAAGTTGTGCTGAATCCGGGACAGCGCACCTTGATTCCGACTGGTTTTGCCCTAGCCATGCCGGCTGGCCTGGAAGCCCAAATCCGACCGCGCAGCGGACTAGCGTTCAAGCATGGCATTACCTGCCTCAATAGTCCTGGTACAATCGATGCCGACTACCGGGGAGAGGTAAAAGTGCTGTTGATCAACCACGGGGACGAGCCCTTTACCTTCCGGAGGGGAGAGCGCATTGCGCAAATGGTATTCCAAATCGTCCCTGATGTTAACCTCGTCCAGGTTGAGGAATTGTCTGAAACTGTGCGCGGTTCCGGGGGATTCGGCCATACCGGAAAAAATTGAATTTACGCTAAACTAGCGTATTCACAATGCTAGAACATGAAGGCTGCTGGCCTGTACTTATCGGTACAGGATCGGCAGCCTTTTTTGTTTGCGGCAAAAGCCTATGAACCGGGTATCACCACTTAATAGGCGTCGGCATAAGATGTTCTATAATGTGCTAGCTTGGAAGGAGGACGTCCACGATGCTTACCGGACTAACAATTGTATTTATTGGCGGAGATGCTCGGCAGATTCAAATTATTAACAAGTGTACGGAGCTTGACGCTACAGTGAAGGTAGTCGGCTTCGAACAATGGGAGCCTCCTCTATCCGGAGTATCGCATGAGAAGCTGTCTCCCGGTTTGCTAATGCGGGCCGACGTTATCGTGTTTCCAGTGATCGGCTGCAATGACCAAGGCGTTGTCGACTCGCCGTTTGCGAACGACGAGGTTGTGCTGACGAAAGATATGTTTGCGGAAATCCGGGAAGAGACAGTAGTTTATACAGGCATGGCCAAAAGTTTATTGAAACGCATGGCCGCCGAATTCAGTTTCAAGTTAATCGAGCTGCTTGAGCGGGATGATGTGGCGATATTCAACTCGATACCAACGGCTGAAGGAGCCATCATGATGGCGATTCAGCATACCGACATTACGATTCATGGTTCGACCTGTATCGTGCTGGGCATAGGAAGGACTGGGTTTACCTTGGCGCAAACCTTGCAGGGCCTAGGAGCAACCGTGAAGGTAGGGGTTCGCCGGGAAGATCAGGCAGCCAGAGCTATCCAAATGGGATGGAAGCCTTTCGTAGCAACGGATTTGAGGGCTTATACGGGGGAAATCGACTTGATTTTTAACACGATTCCGACTATGATAGTCACAGCACAAATCATCTCGAAATTGCCCCGGAACGTCGTCATTATTGATCTTGCTTCGGCTCCAGGAGGAACTGATTTTCGCTTTGCGGAGAAGCGGGGAATCAAGGCGCTTCTGGCCCCTGGTTTGCCCGGAATCGTCGCTCCTAAGACAGCAGGGATCATAATGGCGAATACGATCTGTCAGTCGATATCGGAAGAGTTCCATTTACGGGGGGATGAAATGTGAATTGGCAGGGTAAAACGGTAGGCTATGCGATAACAGGTTCGCATTGTACGTTTGCTGAAGTAATGCCGCAAATCAAGCGCTTTGTCGACGAGGGAGCCAATGTGGTTCCAATAGTATCTCATACGGTATTAACGACGGATACCCGGTTTGGCAAGTCGGAAGATTGGCGGAGTCAGATGAAGGAGATAACGGGGAATGAAATAATTTCCTCCATTGTCGATGCTGAGCCGCTAGGGCCTACGAAGCTGCTGGACGTTCTAGTTATTGCGCCATGCACCGGAACGACGACGAGCAAGCTTGCTAACGCGGTGACCGACAGTCCGGTATTGATGGCAGCGAAGGCCCAATTGCGTAATGGGCGCCCTGTCGTGTTGGCTGTATCAACGAATGACGGTCTTGGCTTCAACCTGGCTAATATCGCAAAATTAATCGTTGCTAAGAATATTTATTTCGTTCCTTTCGGACAGGATAATCCGACGGGCAAACCAAACTCCCTCGTGGCCAGAATGGAGCTCGTCCCCGAAGCAGCCTATGCCGCGCTGGAAGGTAAGCAATACCAGCCGCTGATTATTGAACGATTCAGATAATGGATTCATATTAATTCACATATAGTACTTTTGGGGAAAGGAAGACGTACCGGATGGCCCAACTAAATTAATTTTGTTGTGGCGGGAGCAGCAGGGGAGAGCTCGTACATGATCCGGCGAGAAGTAGGTATTCACGGACCGCTTGTGCCGTAATCCGGGTAATCAGCGTGGTTTGAACATGTGGATCGTATCCTCAACTTGATTTAAGGGAGTGTAGGAGCGCTGTTTAAACGCGTAAATTGCGCAGCACAAGCGTTACCGAGTTAAATAGCAGAGAGGCAATTTAAGAACGACGGAATGAAGTACTGCTTTACTCCGCCATCATACTGGAGGAATATGCATGCACATTATGGTGCAGAAGTTCGGCGGCACATCCCTCTCCTCTGCAGAAGCGAGGGAGCATGTCATTTCACACATTCGCCGGGAACTGGATAACGGCTACCGGCTTGTTGTTGTAGTATCGGCTATGGGCCGGAAGGGAGATCCCTATGCAACGGATACGCTGCTTGATCTGATCGAGCAGGCGGGGGGATCTCTTTCCTCGCGAGAACAGGATTTACTGCTGTGCTGCGGTGAAATCATATCCGCCAGCTTGCTCAGCAGTCTGCTGCAGCGCGAGGGTATTCTATCCACCGTACTGACGGGAGCTCAGGCAGGATTCAGAACGGACAGCCAATTCGGCAATGCCCGCATTCTTGATGTTGTTCCCACCCGCGTGCTTGAGGAATTGGAGAACCGGAACGTCGTGATCGTGACGGGGTTCCAGGGACAGAACGTGAACGGTGAATTTACGACGTTGGGACGGGGCGGCAGCGACACTTCGGCTACGGCGCTGGGTGCGGCGCTGCATGCGGAAATGGTTGATATTTATACAGATGTCAACGGCATATTGACAGCCGACCCGCGCATTGTCGAGGATGCCAGGGCTCTGACGCATGTCAGTTATGCCGAAATCTGCAATATGGCCCATCAGGGAGCTAAGGTCATTCATCCTCGTGCAGTTGAGATTGCAATGCAGTCCGGCATACCCATTCGAGTCCGCTCCACGTTTTCGCAAAGCGAAGGGACACTGGTTGCCAATCCTGAAGGCATTAGAGATGTACAGACAGGGGTTGTCGACAGATATGTTACCGGAATAGCGTACGTCGGAAATGTAACCCAGATTACGGTGCAATCTTCCGGACAATCTGAGGCGAATTTGCAGCTGCAGGTGTTCAAAGCAATGGCTGCACACGCGATCAGCGTCGATTTTATTAATGTAACCCCTTCGGGGGTCGTTTATACGGTATTTGACAATAATGCAGGGAAAGCGAAAGCGATTTTGGAATCAATGGGCTTCTCTCCCCGCATATTAAGCGGATGCGCTAAGGTGTCCGTCATCGGCGGCGGGATTAACGGGGTGCCGGGAATTATGGCTCAGATCGTTGAAGCACTAACCGAGCAGGGCATTCAAATATTGCAGTCTGCGGACTCAAATACGACGATATGGGTGCTCGTGAACAAAGAGGACATGGTACAGGCACTTAGGGCGCTGCACACCAAGTTCGAGCTTGCCCATCAGTGAATTATTTTAGAGGGGGATACAACATGGATTTCGGAAGATTGATTACGGCCATGGTAACTCCTTTCGATGACCAAGGGGTTATCGACTGGGAGCAGACGGCTAGGCTAATTGACTATTTGATCGATGAGCAGAAATCAGATGCTCTGGTCATTTGCGGTACGACGGGGGAATCACCAACACTAAGCGAAGAAGAGAAACTTTCTCTTTTCGAATTTGCCTTAAAACAAGCCAACGGGCGCTGCAAAATCATTGCCGGCACCGGGAGCAACAATACGGCAGAGTCCATTCAATTGACGGCGAAGGCAGAGAAGTGCGGCGTCGATGGTGTGCTGCTCGTCGCGCCATATTACAATAAGCCCAATCAAGAAGGCTTGTATCGCCATTTCGAAGCGATTGCCCGTTCGACGGAGCTTCCGGTCATGCTGTACAATGTACCAAGCCGTACGGTGATCGGCCTCACGGCTGAAACAACACTGCGCCTGGCCCAACTTCCAAATGTGGTTGCGACTAAAGAATGCGCATCTTTAGAGCAGGTGACCCAAATCGTTGCCGGTGCTCCTGAAGGCTTCAAAGTATATTCCGGGGACGATTCCGCGACCTTGCCGGCCATGTCTGTCGGCGCCTATGGCATCGTCAGCGTAGCCAGCCATATTATTGGCCATCAGATGAAGGAAATGATCGGAGCATTCTTGGATGGCCGAGTGGTCGAATCCGCCAAATTGCATCAGCGGCTGCTTCCGGTATTCAAAGGGCTGTTCGAATGTCCGCATCCGGTTCCAAACCCGGTTGCCGTTAAATATGCGCTAAACCAAACTGGTTTTGCCGTAGGCTCTGTACGTTTGCCGCTTGTACCGCCTACGGAAGCAGAGGCTGCGTTTATCCGCAATCTGCTCCCTTAAAGGAATAAGTTAAAAATGTGCTCTTCTTCCAGAAACCGATGCCCGCTTTGAGGCATCGGTTTTTTTGGTATTGCATAAGGTAACGTTAACTAGCTGTAAAGTGTTTGACTTGTTTTTTGCCATTTTAATCATGTATAATGATTTCAAGTGACTGGGTGCGGTGATTTAAAAAAATTTAATGTTATCAAAATATACAACGTCCAAATAACTAGGAGGGTTAGATTCACTTGTCCAAAAAAATGAATAATGATAAATTGACGATCTTTGCATTGGGCGGCGTAGCGGAAATCGGAAAGAACATGTACGTCGTTCAGTATGCCAATGACATCGTTGTAATTGATGCTGGCCTTAAATTTCCAGAAGAGGACATGCTTGGCATTGACATCGTCATTCCCGATATCACTTACTTGACGGAGAACCGTGACAAAGTAAGAGGCATCGTGCTTACGCACGGGCATGAAGACCATATCGGCGGCTTGCCTTATGTACTCAAAAACTTGAATGTTCCCGTATACGGAACCAAATTAACGTTAGGTCTGGTCGAGAACAAGCTGAAGGAAGCCGGCTTGCTGGGCGATACGAAGCGCGTGCTCATTCATGCCGACTCGGAAGTGCAGCTGGGGTCGACGCTTAAAGCGACATTCTTCAGAACAAATCACAGTATTCCTGATTCGGTTGGGGTGTGCATTGAAACGCCGGAAGGCAACGTAGTTCACACAGGTGACTTCAAATTTGATCATACTCCAGTCAATGATCAATTTGCTGATTTGCACCGCATGGGGGAAATCGGCAAGAAAGGGGTACTAGCGCTTTTATCGGATAGTACGAATGCGGAGAAACCTGGTTTCACACCGTCGGAGAAAAATGTCGGCATCGTCCTGGATGATATCTTCCGCAAGGCTCAGCAGCGTGTCGTTGTTGCTACATTTGCTTCCAACGTGCACCGGATTCAACAGGTAATCGATGCGGCTTATTCGACGGACCGCAAGCTGACGATTATCGGACGCAGCATGGTTAACGTCGTGACGATTGCTTCGGAGCTCGGATATCTGAACGTCCCTGACGGCATTCTGATCGAGCCGGAAGAAGTAAACAAAATGGCTGCGGACCGCGTCGTCATTTTATGTACAGGCAGCCAAGGCGAGCCGATGTCGGCGTTAACACGCATGGCCCGTTCCACACATCGCAAGGTCGATATTTTGCCTGGGGATACGGTGATCATCGCAGCGACTCCTGTACCTGGTAACGAAAAATACGTGGGACGGACGATCGATGAACTGTTCCGGTTAGGCGCCGAGGTGATTTACAGCGGCTCGAATTCCGGTGTTCACGTATCCGGCCATGGCAGCCAGGAAGAATTGAAATTAATGCTGAATTTGATGCGACCTAAATTTTTCATCCCCGTCCACGGGGAATACCGCATGCTGCGGAAGCATGCGCTGCTCGGAGAATCCGTCGGCGTTGACCCGGATAATATTTTTCTGCTCGATATTGGCGAGATGGTGGAAATCCAGAACGGCGTTGCTCGTAAGGCCGGTAAAGTTCCAGCAGGCAACGTTCTGATTGATGGCCTTGGAGTTGGCGACGTAGGTAATATCGTGCTTCGCGATCGTAAGCTCCTGTCTCAGGACGGCATTCTGGTCGTCGTCGTTACGCTGAGCAAGCAGGATGGAACAATCGTATCCGGTCCGGATATTATTTCCAGAGGTTTCGTATACGTAAGGGAGTCCGAGGGCCTGCTTGAAGAGGCGAACCGGATCGTCTCCAGCACGTTGGAGAAATTAATGAGCGAGAACGTTAACGAATGGGCTTCGCTCAAGACCAATGTCAAGGATGCACTGGGACGCTTCCTCTATGAGCAAACCCGACGCAGACCGATGATATTGCCGATCATTATGGAAGTGTAATGAACAACTGTAAAAATAAGAAAAATTCATATATCTGACCTTTCGGGTCGGGCACACAGTCGCCCCTTCTCCTGCCGGCAATATTGGACGGTTTCTTGTAGGAGAGGGGGCTTTCTTTTTTGTTGCCGGCCTTGCATGAAGGCTGCTGGCCTAGGCATACTAACGACACGATGGATAATTACTGGCCAGCGCCGAAAGGAAGTGTCGAGGATGAATGAGCAACATCACAAGCCAAGCTATACGGCGAACGACGCAGCGGAGCCTGCACCTGAAGTTCCAGGAGGGGAAAAGACGGCAGCCGCGGTCACCGAAACGATCCAGCAGCTAGGTCAGACCGCAGTGCCTGCGCCCGGGGAATCCAACGTGTATTGCTTGACGATCATAGGACAAATCGAAGGGCATCTTGTGCTGCCTCCGCAGAATAAAACGACCAAATATGAGCATTTGATTCCTCAATTGGTAGCAGCCGAGCAGAACCCTCGCATTGAAGGGATTTTAATTATTCTGAATACAGTAGGCGGTGATGTGGAAGCCGGATTGGCGATTGCGGAAATGATATCTTCGCTGTCCAAGCCGACCGTCACGGTGGTGATTGGCGGCGGACACAGCATCGGTGTGCCGATTGCCGTTGCTTCCGATTATTCGTTTATCGCCGAGAGTGCGACGATGACGATTCACCCCATCCGCATGACAGGGCTTGTGATCGGTGTGCCGCAAACGTTCGAGTATATCGAGAAAATGCAAGAGCGCGTCGTGCGATTTGTGACGGCCCACTCGCAAATCTCCGAGAATACGTTCAAGGAGCTCATGTTCAAGACCGGAGAGCTGAACCGTGATATCGGCACGGCTGTTGGAGGGAACGATGCGGTGAAGAACGGGCTGATTGATGGAATCGGGGGAATCGGCCAAGGACTAGCCAAGCTGAATGAACTGATCGAATCGCGGCGTGCGGGAGGAGGACTTACGCAATGACTCATTATACGATTTTGCCGCAAGACGTTTATTGGAACTGGGACGACCAGGAAACGAAAGACAGCTATACGGAAATTGAACTCGGCGGCGTATTGATGCAGGTCAGGATGGAGCAGGACAATCGGGCAACGATTATCCGGCTGCTGCGCTGCTCTCTGGACGATTATCTAAATCCGGCCTATGCGCCTGGGCAGCAGGTTACGTTTATCCCAATTTTGCGCAAATCATAAAGAGTCTATAGGTTGCCCCCAGTGATTATGGTATAATATTCATCTAGGGGGTGATCTTCGTTTGGCGCGAAAAAAGAAGAAAAAAAAG
This window harbors:
- the dpsA gene encoding dipicolinate synthase subunit DpsA; amino-acid sequence: MLTGLTIVFIGGDARQIQIINKCTELDATVKVVGFEQWEPPLSGVSHEKLSPGLLMRADVIVFPVIGCNDQGVVDSPFANDEVVLTKDMFAEIREETVVYTGMAKSLLKRMAAEFSFKLIELLERDDVAIFNSIPTAEGAIMMAIQHTDITIHGSTCIVLGIGRTGFTLAQTLQGLGATVKVGVRREDQAARAIQMGWKPFVATDLRAYTGEIDLIFNTIPTMIVTAQIISKLPRNVVIIDLASAPGGTDFRFAEKRGIKALLAPGLPGIVAPKTAGIIMANTICQSISEEFHLRGDEM
- a CDS encoding dipicolinate synthase subunit B translates to MNWQGKTVGYAITGSHCTFAEVMPQIKRFVDEGANVVPIVSHTVLTTDTRFGKSEDWRSQMKEITGNEIISSIVDAEPLGPTKLLDVLVIAPCTGTTTSKLANAVTDSPVLMAAKAQLRNGRPVVLAVSTNDGLGFNLANIAKLIVAKNIYFVPFGQDNPTGKPNSLVARMELVPEAAYAALEGKQYQPLIIERFR
- the dapG gene encoding aspartate kinase: MHIMVQKFGGTSLSSAEAREHVISHIRRELDNGYRLVVVVSAMGRKGDPYATDTLLDLIEQAGGSLSSREQDLLLCCGEIISASLLSSLLQREGILSTVLTGAQAGFRTDSQFGNARILDVVPTRVLEELENRNVVIVTGFQGQNVNGEFTTLGRGGSDTSATALGAALHAEMVDIYTDVNGILTADPRIVEDARALTHVSYAEICNMAHQGAKVIHPRAVEIAMQSGIPIRVRSTFSQSEGTLVANPEGIRDVQTGVVDRYVTGIAYVGNVTQITVQSSGQSEANLQLQVFKAMAAHAISVDFINVTPSGVVYTVFDNNAGKAKAILESMGFSPRILSGCAKVSVIGGGINGVPGIMAQIVEALTEQGIQILQSADSNTTIWVLVNKEDMVQALRALHTKFELAHQ
- the dapA gene encoding 4-hydroxy-tetrahydrodipicolinate synthase; translation: MDFGRLITAMVTPFDDQGVIDWEQTARLIDYLIDEQKSDALVICGTTGESPTLSEEEKLSLFEFALKQANGRCKIIAGTGSNNTAESIQLTAKAEKCGVDGVLLVAPYYNKPNQEGLYRHFEAIARSTELPVMLYNVPSRTVIGLTAETTLRLAQLPNVVATKECASLEQVTQIVAGAPEGFKVYSGDDSATLPAMSVGAYGIVSVASHIIGHQMKEMIGAFLDGRVVESAKLHQRLLPVFKGLFECPHPVPNPVAVKYALNQTGFAVGSVRLPLVPPTEAEAAFIRNLLP
- a CDS encoding ribonuclease J, which produces MSKKMNNDKLTIFALGGVAEIGKNMYVVQYANDIVVIDAGLKFPEEDMLGIDIVIPDITYLTENRDKVRGIVLTHGHEDHIGGLPYVLKNLNVPVYGTKLTLGLVENKLKEAGLLGDTKRVLIHADSEVQLGSTLKATFFRTNHSIPDSVGVCIETPEGNVVHTGDFKFDHTPVNDQFADLHRMGEIGKKGVLALLSDSTNAEKPGFTPSEKNVGIVLDDIFRKAQQRVVVATFASNVHRIQQVIDAAYSTDRKLTIIGRSMVNVVTIASELGYLNVPDGILIEPEEVNKMAADRVVILCTGSQGEPMSALTRMARSTHRKVDILPGDTVIIAATPVPGNEKYVGRTIDELFRLGAEVIYSGSNSGVHVSGHGSQEELKLMLNLMRPKFFIPVHGEYRMLRKHALLGESVGVDPDNIFLLDIGEMVEIQNGVARKAGKVPAGNVLIDGLGVGDVGNIVLRDRKLLSQDGILVVVVTLSKQDGTIVSGPDIISRGFVYVRESEGLLEEANRIVSSTLEKLMSENVNEWASLKTNVKDALGRFLYEQTRRRPMILPIIMEV
- a CDS encoding ATP-dependent Clp protease proteolytic subunit; translation: MNEQHHKPSYTANDAAEPAPEVPGGEKTAAAVTETIQQLGQTAVPAPGESNVYCLTIIGQIEGHLVLPPQNKTTKYEHLIPQLVAAEQNPRIEGILIILNTVGGDVEAGLAIAEMISSLSKPTVTVVIGGGHSIGVPIAVASDYSFIAESATMTIHPIRMTGLVIGVPQTFEYIEKMQERVVRFVTAHSQISENTFKELMFKTGELNRDIGTAVGGNDAVKNGLIDGIGGIGQGLAKLNELIESRRAGGGLTQ